Genomic DNA from Parambassis ranga chromosome 5, fParRan2.1, whole genome shotgun sequence:
CTCTCTTCTCATGGGACCCTCACCTCTTCTGACCCTCATGATCAGCATAACAACATCTAAGAACCGATCACTGTTGGCAATATAGCTACTGACTTCCAATTTTCATTGGAGATTCTTGACAATATGAGACTTCTTGTTCTCAGAAAAGGGCTTCCTTCTCCAATTTTGTTGGAGTTCTTTCTTTAAAGAATCATTTTACAGATGCGTACAAGTGTCACAGTGACATGTAAAGTTTGATATGTTGCCTACAGCAAGGTAACATCACCACTGTCTGGCACTCTCTGGAAGGCCTTACCTTTTCCAGATCCTCTCTCATCAGAGGAGCTAAAGAGAAAAAAGCAAACTGTCAGACATAAAAAAATGCCAATAGAACTCTTTTTTAAGAATGAATCCTTTCttacaaaaaacagaaaaatcatgTTCTTCAAAGCAGTGCTCTCACCTGAACTTGGGAGGAGCTGACCCACTTGGGGACACCGGAGAGACTGGAGGCCGTCCATCGCCCTCACTAGAGCCTGTGCTGGCTGCACTTCTCTTGGCCCATGCATTCTCCTTTGGAGGGGGTGCAGGCATCACCTTTAACGGCTCTTTGGAAGAGCTGGTAGAAGGAGGACGTGATGCAGGTCCAGGGGAAGAGGGGTTACCTTCTCTCTCACTGGCACCCTCATTCTCCCCAGAGCGTTCGCCATCTCTACAACGTGACCCTGGCAGCAGAAAAATCACAATACCTCATCTattctgaaatgaaacactgtAAATGGAAAACTAATGAGCTTGTGGTGGACTACCAGAGGAGCAAGAGGCCTCCTGTCCTCACTTGCCCAGGGTGATAACGTGAAGCGGGTAAACTATAACAAGATTGGATTGTATCAAAAATATCTCACCTCTACCAGAAGTGCTTCCTTGGTGTGAAGACTCACTTCCTGTGCGGGATCGCTCAGTATGAGATTCCTCATTACGCCAGCTTGGGTCCCTGAAAACAATGACAAGTGTTTTAACAAACCTCTTCCTGTATATGACTAATGCCAAAATAGAGATttttaaattgtaaaaaaaaaaataaaaatatcacagcTTTAAATAACATGTATTTCCGACAGATATGTTGagttatatttaaatgtagacCCTCTGACCTGTCTCTCATCTTTCTGTCAGGTCCCCTGCTTttgtcctcctccagctgcctctGGAGCcgctcttcctctttcttcagcCTCTCCTCTACCTCCCTCTCCTTAGCAGCTGTGTCAACAGGTTTTGCTCCACCAAAGATGGATgaggctctgctgctggagcttgAAGCTGCAGCTGGGGAAGTACCACCACCACTGCCAGGACCTTCTTCCTCCTTAGGTACGCTACGAGGCTTCAGGTTCAATTTGGGTCTTTGCTGAGGAGCTGAAGTTAATACAGTTAGTACAGTAAAAGACAATATTATTACAAAACAGCTATTTCTTGTCTAATAAGACTGCAAGTGATTATTTCACGTGATCAAGTAAACAATGTTTACCAAGCTTTGTATTATCTATCCCTCACCTCTTTCCTCACGCCTTTCATCCCGTCTCTCGTACCGGTCTTCACGCTCCCCATAACGGTCCCGGTCACCGTAACGATCATTACTGCCCCGGCTGTCATCATAATCACGGCGGAAGCCACTGCCAAAGGCACGacgacctcctcctccaccacgtGAATCAAAACCTGGAGAAAGACATGGAAGAACAGTCGgcacacaaaaatgcaaccCTAAGCCTAATCAAAGTGGCAGCCAAGCGAACTTTAGTGAAGCGTGCAAAAATATCTCATGCCAACCACAGAGCATAAAGAAGCACAACTACTCGCCTCCTCTATCGTAGTCTCTGCGGTCCCTGTCGTCATAGCGATCCTTGCGATCCCTGTCATCATAGCGCTCTCGGTAGCggtctcttcctccttcataaCGATCATTGTCACGTCGTGGCTCGTAACGGTCCCGTGATCCTACAAAAGGGCAACAATGATACATTAGATATAAGGATGGCTCTCCTAGGAAACTGCCAGTTCTACAAACTTAAGAAATATTTGGTGAATGCAGCAAGTTTGGTGGGTGTTTTTTACTAATAGTTTTTCTTATTTATGAAATTAGTAATATGCTGTTAAGTCTGGGTCTGAAAAACGTATTTGTAAACATGTCATGTAAAAAAACCATTTCTGACTTACTCTCCCCAAAGGCATCATCTCTCCTGGCTGGTCCATCATCAGTGTCCGCGCTTGGCCGAGCTCTCCAGTCACTGTCTGTCTTGTCAGGACCCATGTCAGCCATCCGTCCACCTCTGTCTCTGCCGCCCATAAGTCCACTGTCTCTTTCTGAGAGCGGAATAAGCCACAGAAATGTTAAGTCTTAAGGAAGACACTGTAAATACCTAGAGCTGCAGAGAGGTGCCTTCCAAAatgttcagaaaaaaataaaaagttagcAGTATACCTTTATCATTAGACTGGTCCGCGATATCCACACGAATCCTTCGGTTCCCGAGGTTCTGTTGATATAAACATAGACATATTAATGTGAAGTGACCATGAAGTGTTTTGGTTTGCTTTGAGGATTAAGCTGTTATAGACCCTCTCACCTCCTCACTGAGACTAAGGGCCCTCAGGAGGGACTCCACATCATCAAACTCAGCATAGCCAAAGCCCTTGAGTCTCTCTGGGTTACTGGGCTCTCGGGGCAGACGCACTGCACTGATCTGAAAAATAAGATGGAGAAAATGATCATATATCATATTATCAATAGTCATAAGTGCATAATTCTCAATTTAGAAAACTCCCCGCTCACATAGCACACGTGCAAAAATGTAAATTTGTGTTTTATGAATACCCATTGGTAAAAAATGCCCAGGACAGAATTGTAGCTAGTACTGCATTTATACACTTTTCCCAAAACCTGTAAGTGCCTGTTCTTTACCAAAACAATAGTTACTATACAGCTGTGACTACTGAAGTCAGAGGTATTAGGACAACATTGAGATACTACTCCAtctgtcagaaaaaaactaaGGGGAAGACTATGCTGATTTATGTTTTCAGATGTACTTTTCCTGAAAAACTGCCTGCTAAGTAATATGCTTCACACTATCTGCGGGTGCTTGCTACACCTACTGCCAAGCCACGGAAGAAGTCTTTGATTGAGTCCTCAGTGACATCATAGGGCAGGTTGCCCAGGAAGGCCGTGTAAGGCGGGCTGCGGGGCAGTCTGGCCCGGTCAATGTTGGGCTCACGAGCCGAGCGAGGGGCTGTTGGCAGGATGGAGCGGTCAATGGGAGGTGCCCTGTACGTATCTTCCTCCGTGTGCCAAGAAGTTGAGACTGAAGACATATAAGGAATAATTTAAAAGttggcacaaacacagcaagacaaaacaacaatgttttagtgaaaaaaaagaactaatCAATTCCATGAAATAAAGGCAACAGATAACTATGTATGTACTTGAATGACTGTATGTGTAATTGAACCTGTTCAGCTAGAGAAACctaagttaaaagaaaaaagaactaGTAGTAAATGTCAAGGGAAACTGGCAGTGTTCTCTGGTAAAAACGAATGACAAATTAATAATTGCTCCATTTAATAATCAAAACAGATATTTCAAGCCTGTACAAGtttgtaatttaaaaataaaatggcacTTAAACTTGAGTTCAAGATCACTACTGAGACTGAAACTGGTTACACTTTATATGTTCATAGAAAAAAGCATACATCACTTCAGGCTAAACAGATGGTAAGCTGCAGCGACATTTCTGCTCAGGACATGTCcaaaattttgtgtttttggtttaaaccttcatttgttttattcttttctaCATGAATACAAATATTAAATAACATAGTAACTAAGGCTGGGGTGGGAATGTAAGGTTATATTTGCCCATACAAACAGACTTTGCTTCTATTACACTGCATAGTTTTGTCTCAAGTGAAGAGGTTTGTGATGCAAACACTGAGTACCATCAGACATAGAGATGTATAAGAGATGTTGGGTTATTTGAGGAGCACACCATCAACTCACAAGTGTTCTCTAAACAGTTGTATAACTAAAAGGACAACTAAGttagttttcttttaaaaaaaaaactatagttATCTTTTtggatttctgtgtgtgcttaCCATCTCCGTCCAGGTCATCAGTCTCATCAGCCCAACTTGTGGACTTGGTCGGGTAGCTGGGGGCCACACTGCtgcctcctccatcctctgccAGGAAGTCGGTGAGAGTGAGGGTCTTCCccttcttattcttcttcttaGCTAGAGAGAAGATAAACAAAGGGTGGATTGTCAGCCACAAAAGGGGCAATGCTAGACCACTAACTGGCTGCCTAAAAGTATGGCTGTTCAGAAAAGAAGTAGTGCATATTTTACAAAAGGCATGCACAAGTAGGACAATTTGATCAATTAAAAAACTGTCATGGCTTTACTGCTTTGTATTAGAATTTATTTTGTACAGTTTAATGTGTAATAGTACAGACATTGCTGGCCTGCTGCTGGACTAATCACCAACAACAAGTCTGGGGTTCAAAAATGGCTCGCATATGTGCCTCCTCTCATGCAGACGGCTACTGCTtgataaagacaaacacaatttTAAAGCTTAAACTGTGAGATTCCATCCTGCCAGGGAAGAGAAGGTGGATGCAATGTGCGAGTGATAACAAAAACCCTGACTTCTTCTCCTTACACAGGGAGTGGTCAGCCTCTTGACTCTTGTGGTGCAGCAGGTCAGAAAAAGCAGTTTTTGGGGATAACTGTGTGTTGGTGAACCCCAAAGGCTGCATATTTCTACATGTTTTTGGGGAGTTTGAATCAATGAGTCAGGTACCAGTTGCAGAATATTCTGCACAGAGTGCGCCTGAATGCCACCAGATAGGGACAGATGCCCAGAGGGCTTCACACAGCTCACAGAGCAGGTCTGATTTGTTTTGGTCTGAGGCTGAAAAGGGGGAGCGACAAAGCTGGCTGTGAGCTTTATTGTGAAAACTCCACTTGTCAGGACATTCTTTTTACACAAATACtatactcacacacagacaacaacatGGAGTGTTTACAACTCTTTACCATTACATAATGCTAGATCACTTTACTATTAACCCAAGCCAAACTGTGATCCTAACGGCTCATTACTGAATAGGACTCTACTGGCTCTCTGGCCGACCCGCACTGTGATATTAGCAAGCTAAGTGCTACGTGACATTAACTTTCGGAGGAACTGAATTCTGGTCAAGCTATAGCTGAGAAATCACATCTTCACGTTTAAGCTACACACacctcttgtctttgtgtctaTACGGGCTTAGTCAGCAAAGGACTGCTGACGGGGGAAGTATCCCTGCTTAGCTGGCTAGGTTTAGGGCCTAGTGCACAACGCAGCGCCTGGATCCAAGTGCGCCATCAACGGAGCAAGACTTGGCCGGCTGGGAAACAACACTAAGTTGTGATAGTGCCAGCGAAGTGTTTAGGGTGACACCCAACGGGTCCAGCTGCCCCGTTTCATCAAACAACGATACCAGAGAGCAACGATGCACACGTGGGGAGACTCCTCGGGCAGCCCGGACTCCTCGGCCCAACCCCTCCTCCACAAATCGCGCTTGCGCCCGGCGCTTATCCGCTCTGAGCGCCACGGCGAGCTCCGCTACGGACACACAATGTGCCAGCTCTGCACGCAGTTTTCATAGCATGTCACTCACTGTTCAATAAACGCAACACTATACAGCCTCAAAGACGGACACACCCAACACAATGGTAGCAATTTTCGTATGTGTAGCCCGCTTGTAATCTATAGGTTAAAATGTTCAGTTTGACTCGTTGCTTCGTTCATTCGCCTTCATATAGCCGTTACGTCTTTACCGGGCCAAACAACCGACATATGTATTTATACACACTAGGCAGCGACGCGGATGAATTAAACAGGGAAATAGTAATCCTCAAACTTCACATATACTACTAAATGTAAGGTATAACCCTCTGAAATTCTCACCAACCGACCCAGATCGTTCACCCACATAAACCTCACCTGACGCCGCCATGTTGGAGAGCGAGTTGGTAGTAGTTCCCGGATGAAGGCGTCAGAGGTTTATTATCGGGAGCGCGCATCGCCGTTCACGGGCCTCAGCTCCGGGCTGGAAATGAGGTCAATGCGGAAGTGGTTTATAGTGTAATAGCGCCGATGGCCGACAGGGGCTGGTTCCAAGAACTCTCTGAGAAAGGTTGACGTTTTTGAGAGCTAATGCTGTCTAATAGAAACTTGTCATtggtatttttgttttcttaataaTGTGGAGGTCCTTCTGAAAATAATTtgataaacaaaaatattagtAGGTATGACTCCAGATTTGAATGCACATTATTTAAACACTGAGTAAAATGCGTGCAATAATTTCCCAAAAAGTTATTATTAATACAGTGTATCAGGTAAACTCTTTCCTGTTCTGATagacaaaatgaaaataatgcTAACGAGCAGgcaataaacataaacattttttatgtgtatggttttgttttttcattcttttttatgtttgatTTGATTGGATGGTGAAGGTGGAGGTTTAAGCTCTATCTGATATCTGATGTCaccttgtgttttttctctacttattctttgtttgtttgttttatttcgattcattttgtttctttttgtttttctgtgtttgatttgaTGTGAAATGTGGCACGGTGCTGCTGGtgtttctccctgtgcctgtgtgggttttagGGTGTTTGGTATTGAGGATGGTGGTTTAAGCctattctgtctgtttttttattcttttctttttgtgtttttttttgtctttttttgtttttaatttagtttttctcctctttctctgcactCTCCACACTGTTTTTGATTTGGGTTGATTTGAAGTGTGAGTTAGTGTGATTAGAACCATGGACAGCAGCatgatttctatttttttttcttttctttgcctCCTTCTGAtctattttttctctctctgcctctgtttcttttgtcatttctctgcttcctctcattctttcttttctcttgttCCTTTCTCCCTTTCCACGTTTCACAAAGCATCATTTATTGACTGGCGCAAAACAACCAATAACATCAGCTTATATTTTAGCAcaggttctgtccaatcagaagcaAGACATGTTGTCCCTACCTTTTCCGTAATCTGAAATGTCATTGCATTTTGACCTTTAGGGCCACCGtaaagcagagacagagcagctctgcatcTGGGACTCTTCggagacacagagagtcatTTCTGTTGCTTCTAGCTGTCAAAAGATGGAGTCGTAGGGCTGCTAGTCTGACACCATGAGACACAGATCTTTGTCAGCATCAGCAGGACTCAGGACTCAGTGAAAAAGATGCAGCAGTCTCCAAGCAGGCTGGACTGGATGGCACCAGGAGCTTTGAGAAAACTGCCCACCCATCTGCAGGAAACACTGGATGTTTCAGTGACTGTTAAAATGAAGTgagtcacacactcactgtatgAGATGATTCTTCGAATGTAAAACAGGAACCATGATTTAACCAAACAGTGCTAATGTTATGCCCTGTTGCCAAGGGAAACGTTTTAAGAAAACCAGGAAAAATCTACGAGCACATGATAGCTCTCttttcagtctgttttttttcagccacaTTCTCTCCAATACATGGCAACACGGATCACAAAGCAGAAGCAGTCGAACACAGACATCAAATGATCAATCgttatttttttagtattaTAACTAAAGTGTGAAAACTATgaattacatttgtttttgaaTCAAATCTTTAATCATGACCCTTTCTatcaataaaaacagcacacaagCTTTATAACCATGACAATAACTTTAACCTGCTCATGTCTTATAATGTAGATCGCTTTTTGGACCTCGGTATTTGGAAAAACCTAGCTATGGCCCCTGCCAGCCAACCATTAAGGAAACAGCTGGACCTATAACAGACTGAATTTTCCACTGAGGTCCTGCtgtaacacacagaggcattttGGTATAATGCAGGGTTAAAACCCTAATCTAGAGGTGTCCAAGAGAGCATGAGCATAACAAGACTTGACTATCAAAAGGTAAATATAACTCCTTTAGCCTTTATTTATCACAAATGTATATCATTTACAGAGTAGACATGATGTAACAAAGAAAGCACAAAGACCTTGTGTGTGGGTCAGCAagtgttttttattcatgttattGTCAGGTCAGCCTGGGTGTGTTTCACAGTAATGTGAAAGAATGCCTTTCCTCAGAATTGTTTAAAACAATTAAAGTTTACATGGTTTGTGGTCTCGGTGTAAAAATGGCATTAGCTGACTGAACCAGCAGGACATTTTTTCATAATTGATAGTTGTGGCCAGCTAGCTTTCTTTGTTGGGATGGGCGTTCCTTTTTTGTTCCAAATTAGCTTGTGGCTGCCAGCTCATCCAGGGCATCCTGGAGCCTGTGCAAAACAGAACCAGAACATTTTTGCATGCTGAATTAGTCACAGGACCATTTCACACTGAAATTCCCTGATATGATGTAGATATGTTGAACATGCAAACTATGATAACAAGTTACATTAGTAACAAGTattcacctccaccaccaccaacaccttGCCTTGACCTTGCTTCCACATCTTTATAACTCTTACTTGAAGTCTCCACCATCCAGAAGAGTCTTGTAAGTGCTGATCTCAGCCTCGAGTTTCATCTTCATGTTGAGCAGTGCCTCGTATTCTTGGGTTTGTTGCTGTATGTTTGCACGCAAGTTAGTGAGCTCCTCTTCCAGACGCATAATGAGGGTGTTGAACTTTTCCATTTCCATGTTGTTGCGTAGCTCcgtgttgtgtagtgtgtcctCTAAAGAGGCTTTCTGATAAAGCATTGAAATGAGAAATAAAGGGTATGTCATCAAGTTTAAAGGAACATTGTGTAGTGATTTGCACCTAATTTGCGAGATTGCAAAATATATTtaacaaatacatttaacaaACAACACCCTTTAAACACTTACTAAACTCTGCTGAGATGCAAGTTCAATTTCCAGAGTCTGTATCTGTCTTGTTAggtcactcttctcagtttggGCTCCCTGAAGAGCTTCTGTGTTCTGTGATACCTGCACCTGCACATCTGCAATCTGACAGATGAGGAACAAGATTATTCACATGTGTAATTATtgtaattttattattattattggataTAGTTCATTTTTTATGCACCATTTTACCTGGTTTTCATGCCATCGTTTGAGGTCCTCTGCATTTTTCAGCGCAATCTTCTCATAGTTTCCTctcatgtcctccatgatctgGGCCAGGTCTTGACCTTTGGGAGCATCTACGTCCACTTGCACACCTG
This window encodes:
- the eif4ba gene encoding eukaryotic translation initiation factor 4Ba isoform X3 gives rise to the protein MAASAKKKNKKGKTLTLTDFLAEDGGGSSVAPSYPTKSTSWADETDDLDGDVSTSWHTEEDTYRAPPIDRSILPTAPRSAREPNIDRARLPRSPPYTAFLGNLPYDVTEDSIKDFFRGLAISAVRLPREPSNPERLKGFGYAEFDDVESLLRALSLSEENLGNRRIRVDIADQSNDKERDSGLMGGRDRGGRMADMGPDKTDSDWRARPSADTDDGPARRDDAFGERSRDRYEPRRDNDRYEGGRDRYRERYDDRDRKDRYDDRDRRDYDRGGFDSRGGGGGRRAFGSGFRRDYDDSRGSNDRYGDRDRYGEREDRYERRDERREERAPQQRPKLNLKPRSVPKEEEGPGSGGGTSPAAASSSSSRASSIFGGAKPVDTAAKEREVEERLKKEEERLQRQLEEDKSRGPDRKMRDRDPSWRNEESHTERSRTGSESSHQGSTSGRGSRCRDGERSGENEGASEREGNPSSPGPASRPPSTSSSKEPLKVMPAPPPKENAWAKRSAASTGSSEGDGRPPVSPVSPSGSAPPKFSSSDERGSGKERTAEETETPDHLQSQRNTKKPPPLSSAQPVSMPLC
- the eif4ba gene encoding eukaryotic translation initiation factor 4Ba isoform X2: MAASAKKKNKKGKTLTLTDFLAEDGGGSSVAPSYPTKSTSWADETDDLDGDVSTSWHTEEDTYRAPPIDRSILPTAPRSAREPNIDRARLPRSPPYTAFLGNLPYDVTEDSIKDFFRGLAISAVRLPREPSNPERLKGFGYAEFDDVESLLRALSLSEENLGNRRIRVDIADQSNDKERDSGLMGGRDRGGRMADMGPDKTDSDWRARPSADTDDGPARRDDAFGERSRDRYEPRRDNDRYEGGRDRYRERYDDRDRKDRYDDRDRRDYDRGGFDSRGGGGGRRAFGSGFRRDYDDSRGSNDRYGDRDRYGEREDRYERRDERREERAPQQRPKLNLKPRSVPKEEEGPGSGGGTSPAAASSSSSRASSIFGGAKPVDTAAKEREVEERLKKEEERLQRQLEEDKSRGPDRKMRDRDPSWRNEESHTERSRTGSESSHQGSTSGRGSRCRDGERSGENEGASEREGNPSSPGPASRPPSTSSSKEPLKVMPAPPPKENAWAKRSAASTGSSEGDGRPPVSPVSPSGSAPPKFSSSDERGSGKDENKADGVRRDRGPPRARGGPAGPGAGRGRGEGPNRDRRKDADRSSAQPVSMPLC
- the eif4ba gene encoding eukaryotic translation initiation factor 4Ba isoform X1, whose protein sequence is MAASAKKKNKKGKTLTLTDFLAEDGGGSSVAPSYPTKSTSWADETDDLDGDVSTSWHTEEDTYRAPPIDRSILPTAPRSAREPNIDRARLPRSPPYTAFLGNLPYDVTEDSIKDFFRGLAISAVRLPREPSNPERLKGFGYAEFDDVESLLRALSLSEENLGNRRIRVDIADQSNDKERDSGLMGGRDRGGRMADMGPDKTDSDWRARPSADTDDGPARRDDAFGERSRDRYEPRRDNDRYEGGRDRYRERYDDRDRKDRYDDRDRRDYDRGGFDSRGGGGGRRAFGSGFRRDYDDSRGSNDRYGDRDRYGEREDRYERRDERREERAPQQRPKLNLKPRSVPKEEEGPGSGGGTSPAAASSSSSRASSIFGGAKPVDTAAKEREVEERLKKEEERLQRQLEEDKSRGPDRKMRDRDPSWRNEESHTERSRTGSESSHQGSTSGRGSRCRDGERSGENEGASEREGNPSSPGPASRPPSTSSSKEPLKVMPAPPPKENAWAKRSAASTGSSEGDGRPPVSPVSPSGSAPPKFSSSDERGSGKDENKADGVRRDRGPPRARGGPAGPGAGRGRGEGPNRDRRKDADRKDSRRDRDSRPPPEPKKYEETPTPKFSSASKYAALLMDGDQGDDAEDVE